From the Kribbella sp. CA-293567 genome, the window TTGACCAGCCGGGCAGTGTGCTCCGAGACCTCGAACCGCTCGGGCAGAGGTGGCTCGTGACTCTCCAGTGACGAGACCCCGCAGTGCAACAGGATCGGCGCGATCAGTATGCCGGCTGCCGCCAGCCGGCTCACCAGTTCGAAGCTGAACGGCCTGCCCGCACTGGGCATCTCAGCAGAACCGGGCTGGTCCGCGAACACCGTCTGGTAGAGCGCGAGCGGCCACCGCCGGCCGACGTACTTGTAGCTGATCGGACGCCCGTTCCTCCGCAGATAGCCCACCATCTCGCCAACTGGCGGTCTGGCCCGCCACAGCCTGGTACCACTCGGCTGGTACGGCTCCAGCAACGTCAGCACTCCTTCAGGCAGCTCCACCTGATCACCTGCCGAGCCACCGAACACGGGTGAGCCGTCGTGACGGAGCTCGACCACCCAGTCGCCGTCGTCGAGCGCGGTCGAGAAGTGCACGACTACGGGAGCGACCCCCGAACCGGTGATCCACGATCCGTCCACCGCGGCGGCCAGGGTCTCCGACGTGTTGACCAGCAGCAGGTCGCCCGGCCGCAGGTGCTCGCCGATGCGATCGAACCGGGTGTGCGTGACGGTCGTCCCCTTCGCGACCAGTAGCTTCACCTGGTCCCGCGCCAGTCCACGGGCCTCGGGCGGCTCGACCGCGTTCAGCTCGTCGGGCAGCGTGAATCTCGTGTGGGGATGAAGCGTCATGAAGTCACCGCCGGCGCGAACTCGGAGGCGCGGTACCGGCCACTGGCCGGCCGGCTGTCCAGCAACCGCAGGAACGCCGGTACGACGCTCGCCGGCTCGGGCCGGTCGGAGATGTCCTCGCCGGGGAAGGCCGCCTGATGCATCGCGGTCCGCAGATCGCCCGGATCGACCGCGTACACAGCCAGTCCAGGGTTCTCCACTGCCAGTACCGCGCTCGCGTGGTCCAGCGCCGCCTTGGCCGAACCGTAGCCACCCCACCCTTCGTAGGCCTCGACCGCGGCATCCGAGCTGAGGTTGATCACGATCCCGGCCGCCTTGCTCAACTCGGGCACCAGCGCCTGGGTCAGCGCGATCGGCGCCACCACGTCGACCTCGTACACGCGCCGCAGTTCCTCCAGCTCCACCCCTGCCAACGGCTGGAGCGGACTGGCCCCGAGGTAGCTCGCGTTGTTGACCAGCAGATCGAGGCGGCCGAGTTCACCCACCGCGTCGACCAGGTCGGCGCGATGCTCGGCATCGGTGACGTCACCGGCCAGCGGCACCACATCGGTCTTGGCGGCCAGCGCGTCGGCCGCGTCCTTCAGCGCCGCGGCGCCCCGGGCGTCGATGATCAGGGCCCAGCCGCGATCGGCCAGACCGTGCGCCAGCGCGAGGCCGAGCCCCGCGCTGGCGCCGGTGAGGAGTGCAACAGGACGAGTCACAGATTCTGAGGTCATGCCGGTCACCCTCGTACCTCAAGCGAACTTGAGGTCAAGCGGTCAGCTGCCGTAGATCTCGTACTCCGAGAGCTGACCGGCCGGCCACCCGGTGTTGCCGGTGAAGGTGAGCCGCACCCAGCGGGTGCTGACCGCGGCCGGCAGCGTGATCGTCGCCGCGTTGCCCGAGCCGGGGTCGAACGTACGACCCGCCGCACCGGCCAGCTGGCTGTACGACGAGTTGTTCGTGCTGCCCAGCACCGCGATGGTCTGGGTCCGGGAACCCCAGCCAGGCGGGAGTTTCAGGACCAGCCGCTTGACGTTCAGGTTGCCGCCCAGGTCGACGGTCAGCGACTGCGGCCAGCTGTTGTTGGCGCTCTCCCAGTAGCTTCCCGCGTTGCCGTCGACCGTGTTGCCCGCGACGTAGTTCTGGTTGACGCTGCTCGCCGAAACTTGCTTGCCTGCGGCAAGGTTTCCGGTCGGCTGACCCGGGTCGGTACCGCCACCGCTGCCGGGCTCGACCCAGTTGCACCCACTCCAGGTGGAGTCCCAGCCGCTGTTGCCGGAGCCACGGTTGAGCGCGAACGTCCCGCTGGGGTAGGCGCAGTTGTAGACACCGGCCCGGCCGATCCCGCTCGCGACGACGTTGCTGATCGTGGCCGCTCCGGCCGTCTCGGCCTGGAAGGCGAAGGTGCCCGCGCCCTCGATCGAACCGCCGTCCACGGTGATGTTCTGCACCCGCCGGCCGGCGCCACCACCATCGACGAACTGGTACGCCGACCACGGGCTGGCGACCAGCCGGTTGTTGGTCAACCGCACCTGCGCGTTGATCTGGGTGTCGTACGCATCCACCCGGATCGCGCCGTGCGGGTGGTTCTGGCCCCAGTTCGGGTTCATCGCGCCGGTCCGGATCAGCGTGTTGCCTGCGACGTTGATCGTTCCCGCGAGCGGGAAGAACGGCGACCCGAACGACTGGTTCGAGATGGCGATCCCGCCACCGAGCGCGTTGGTGTCGGAGATCAGGTTGTCCCGCACGGTCAGGTCGGTGCCACCGTAGATCGCGATGCCGTTCGCCAGGTTCGGCTGCACGATCGTGTTGTTGGCGAAGGTGCTGTTCCGGTTCGCCGCGTGCAGCGACCAGGCCGCGAGCGCGTCGTCACCCTGGTTGCGGAGGAAGTTGTTCCGCACCTGCACGTTGTACGCCGTACCGTTCAGGTTCAGGCCGTCGGCGGTCATGTCGTAGAACCGGTTGTTCTCGACCACCAGGTTGTCGTTGTTGCCGGTCAGCCACAGCCCGACCTTGAGGTGCTGCAGCCACAGGCCGGAGACCACCGAGTTCGGCCCGAGACTGCCGTTGACGAAGTTGTCCGGCGACTGGTCGTTGCGTTCGGTCACCTCGCCGATCACCGCGAAGTCGTGCAGCCGGAGGTTGCCGCCACCGTTCGGGCGGTCGATCAGGTGATGGCTGAGCAGCGTCGAGTGCCAGCGGCCGGCCCCGCGCAGCGTCACCCCGTCGGGGTTGATGGTGCCACCGACCCGGAACCGGCCGGCCGGGATCCAGACGGTTCCACCGGAGCCGCGAGCACTGTCGATGGCGCTCTGGATCGCGCCGGTGGAGTCGTTGGTGCCGTTCGGGTCGGCGCCGCGGTCGGTGATCGAGATCGAGCCGGCCGGCTGACCGGCGGGACCGGCCACGTTCTCGAACTCGACGTCGTCGATCGTGTACGGGCCGGCGGTGTTCTCGCCGTCCACCTGCAGCCTGATCTTCGCGCCCGCGGCAACGGTCTGGCCGAGCAGCAGGCGCGAGTGGTCGTAGAGCTTGTGAGTGCGTGACCCCGGGATCCAACTGGTGTCGAGGTAGCTGTACTTCGCTGTCACCGCTAGGGACCGCGAGAGCTTCTGGCCGTTGACGTAGACCGACAGTGTGCCGGTGCGGCCATCCGGAACGGAGTACGCGACGTTGATGGCGTTGGTGGTGCCAGGAGCGGTGAACTCGACGAACTGGCCGCCGTTCAGCGTCACCGCCTGGCGGTTGGAGGCTTCGGCAGCCAGCGTTCCCTGGGCGTAGCTGGGGCCGATCCTGCTGCCGTTGGTCGCGGCGCTCTCCGCCTCCAGGATGGTGAAGGGGAGGGTGGCGCCGGCCGCCTGGATCGCGGCCGGCGCCTGAGCTACGGCTTGAGCTGGGAGCGCGGTCAGACCGGCTCCGGCGGCCATCGCGAGCGCGGCGGCCAGGTGGGGGTACTTGCGTGGGGGCATGAACTGCGCCTTCCTGGGGGGCGGACGGAGGGCAAGGTGCGCCACACCCTAAGGAAGGAGACAACCCCGCGCAAGAGTTCGACTACGTCTTGCAAGTTTTTAACAGTGAGTGATTCAGGAGTGCGGGCAGGTGTCCCGGTACTCCGCGATCTGCAGGTTGGCCGAGGGCGCCGGGCAGAGGAACTGCTCGTATCTGGTGTCGTTGTCGATGAACCGCTTGAGCCACGAGATGCTGTACTTCGCGATCGTGGTGTTCGAGCTGTTCGGGGTGAAGTGGCTCGCGTTCCGCAGCTCCAGGTAGGCCTTGTCCAGCGACGACGGCAGCGTGTTGTAGAACGGCGACGAGTGCGAAGAGACCGGCGCGACCGTGTCGCCGTCCGCGCCGATCACCAGGGTCGGTACCGAGACGTCACCCCACGTCTTGTCGGTGTGCCACCCGGTCAGCGGGATCGCCGCCTGCAGCGCCGGGCGCTGCGCCGCCGCGCGCAGGGTGCCACCGCCGCCCATCGAGTGACCCATCACGCCGAGCCGGCTGGCATCGATCCGGGTCCGGACCGTACTGCGCTGGGTCAGGTAGTCCAGCGCGGCCAGCAACTGGGTGGACCGGCTGTCCGGCTGGTCGTAGACCGAGTTGGTGTCGATGGTGAACACCACGAAGCCCTGGGAGGCCAGCCGCGGCCCCAGCCAGGAGATCGACGACTGCCGGGCGGTGAAACCGGGCGAGATGGCGATCGCGCCGAATGTTCCCGCGGTGGTGGTGGTCGGGTAGTAGATCGTGCCACCGCCGAAGCCGGCGACGGCAGAGGACACCGAGGTCGAAGCGGTCGCGAACGAACCGCGGGTCGCCTCGATACTGGAGTTGGTCGGCGCCGGGCCACGCTCGTAGGGATTCTCGGCGGCCTGCACCGAAGGAGCCGTGACGGCGACGGCGCCCACCAGGGCGGTCGTCATCGTCAGGGTCGTGAGTACGTTGCGAAGTTTCATGGCGTCCACGTCCTTCTGGGTTGGGGCGGTTCGATCTCACTGGCCGACGAGGCTGATCTCTTCCGGGGTCGATCGCTTCTCCTCGTACGGCGTCACCTCACCGGTCTCACGGTCGGTCACCCTGGGCTCCTGCAGCGTCTCGACGTTGCCGTCGGCCGCGATCCGGAACACCATGGCGCCGGTGTAGCCGGCGTGGTCGTCCTTGCTGAAGGCGAACGGCGTCAGGCCCGGGCCCTTGAGCTCACCCGAGCTCATCGCGTCCATCAGCTTCTGCCGGGTCAGGTCCCGGCCGGCGGCCTTGAGCACCTGACCGAAGGTGTAGGCCTGCACCATCCCGTAGAGCAGCGTGTCGGTGAACGGCTCCTTGGGGATGTACTTGTCGTGGATCCCGCGGAAGTACTTGGTCCACGGGTCGTCGGCCGCCCGGGAGCTCGGCAGGTACCGCGTACCGATCACGCCGGTCAGCAGGGCACCACCGGACACCTCGCTCCCGCCCTGCTTGGCGAACTGCTCGACCAGTCCGGTCAACGTCGCCGGGTCGGCCCCGATGCTGCTCACCACCAGCTGCGGCCTGTAGCCGAGCTTCAGTGAGGTCAGGATCGTCAGCGCGGTGAAGGCCGGGATGCACTCGCACACCAGCACTTCGGCGCCCGCGGCCTTCAGGGCGGAGAGTTGCGGAGTCACGTCCGTGTTCGCCGGGTCGTAGGTCTTGCGCGCCACGATCTGCGGCTTGATGAACTGGTCGAGGCCCTTCTGGGTGTCGGCGCCGACGTCGTCGCCCTGGACCAGCAGGCCGACCTTCTTGCCGGCGAACTTCTCCTTGATGTACTGGCCCTGCACCTTGCCCTCGCGGGTGTAGTCGACCTGATAGCCGAAGGTGTTCGGGTGTTTGTCCGGTGAGTTCCACATCAGCGCGCCGGAGGAGACCAGCAGATCCGGTACGCCCTCGGCGGTGAGGTAGTCGAGCACCTTCGAGTGCGTCGGCGTTCCCAGGCCGCCGACGATCGCGAAGACCTTGTCCTGCAGGACGAGTTTCTTGACCACCTCGACCGTCCTGGTCGGGTTGTAGCCGTCGTCCTCGACCTTGTAGGTGATCTTGCGCCCGTTGATCCCGCCGCCGTCGTTGAGGTGGTCGTAGACGGCCCTGGCCCCGACGGAGATCTTGCTGTACCCCGGCGCGGCGGGCCCGGTGAGCGGCTGGTGCGTTCCGATCACCACCTCGGTGTCGGTGACGCCGGGAGCAGCCTCGCCCTTCTGGCCGCCGTCGGCCGGTGTCTCACCGGCGCCGCCGCAACCACTGATCACGAGTGCGGTGGCCAGGGCGACCGCAACGGCAGAACGCTTGTTCCTCATTGTTCTCCTCGGTGAGAGGGAGCCGGGCGTCGTACCCGGGTCCAGACCTTGTGCAGGCCGCCTTGGATCCCCGCCGGGAAGGCGAGGACGATCACGATCAGCACCACGCCGTACAGGGCGAGGGGGAGGTTGTCGGACAGGTTGCTGCGCAGACTGAACAGTTCGGCGAGATCGTCGGTCCAGACCTGGACGTAGACGAGAGCGATGGCGCCCCACAGCGCACCCCACAGGCTGCCGAGACCGCCGAGCACCAGCGCGGCCAGCAGACTCAGCGACAAGGCCGGTGTGAACGAGCCAGGTGCGGCAGTCCCGAGCAGGAACGCTTGCAGACCACCCGCCAGGCCTCCGCAGGCCGAGCTGACGAGGAACGCCAGGATCTTCGTGCGACCGACGTGGATGCCTGCCAGTGACGCGGCCACCTCGTCGTCACGCACTGCCCGCAGGGTGCGGCCCAGCCGGCCACGAGCGAGATTCGCCAGCACCACAAGGGCGAGCAGAACGGCAAGCCAGACGATCCACGCCTGCCACCGAGTCGCCGGTACTGCGCTGAGCGCGGCCGGCTGACTGTTGACGGTGAAGCTCAGCCCGTTGCTGCCTGCCAGCAAGTCCGGGAAGCGTTGTGTCACAGCAGGAAGCCCGACCGCCAGCGCCAGTGTGGCACCCGCCAGGTACGGACCGCGCAAGCGAGCTGCGGCAGCACCGGCCAGCAATCCGGCCAGACCACCCGCGACCGCCGCCAGCAGCAGGTCCACCCAGATCGGGAGCGCCGGAACCCGCAGTACCAAGAGGGCGACCGTGTAGGCGCCGATGAACATGAAAGCCCCGTGACCCAAGGAGATCTGACCGTTGAAGCCGGTCAGCAACGCCAGTCCGGCGACTGCGATCAGGTAGTAGCCGACGGTCGCGATGCGGAGGTTCGTGAACGGATCCGTCAGGAAGGTCAGCAGGACCAGCAGCACCAGGCCGGCCAGTGCCGCCAGGAGATGGGTCGCCGAAGGCGGGAGTCTGCGAAGCATCAGGCTCGCCTCGCCGTCGCCCGGCCGAAGAGGCCGGTGGGCCGGATCGCCAGCACTGCAACGAGAATCGCCAAGGCGGCGAGCGGCACCAGCTCCGGCCCCAGCAGTCCTGACACGTACGACAGGCCGATGCCGACGGCGAGGCCGCCGACGATCGTGCCGAGCGGATTGTCCAGCCCACCGAGAACCGCCGCGGTGAGCGCGTAGACGAACACCTCGTCCAGCACGGTCGGGGAGATGAACGGAGGAATCGCCAGCATCCCGGCCAGTGAGCCGACCGCAGCGGCCAGTCCCCACCCGATCGTCAGCATCAGCCCCACCCGTACGCCGAGCAGCCGTGCCACCTCGGGGTTGAACGCGGCCGCCCGGAGCCGGAGCCCGAGCGAGGTGAACTTGAACAGCAGCAGGACTCCGGCCGCCGTACCGATCACCGCGAGAACGGCGAACAGGTCGCTCGCGGCGAACCGGCCACGGAAGTCGAACGCGTACGAGAAGGCGTGCGGCTCGTTGGACCAGATCATTCCGGCCACCGCCTGCAACACCAGCAGCAGTCCCAGCGTCACGATGATCGCGCTCAACTCGCCCGCGTTGCGCAGTGGCCGGATCAGCAGCCGCTCCACCGCGACGCCGAGGAGAGTGCCCGCGACGATGGCGACGGCGAAGCCCAGCCAGTAGCTGCCGGTGCTCTTGGTGACGGAGTAGGCCAGGTAGCCCGAGATCAGGGCGAGCGCGGGCTGAGCGAAGTTCACCACCCGGGTCGCGCGGTAGATGATCACCAGCGACAGGCCCAGCGCGGCGTACACGGCACCGCTGGACAAGCCGGCCACGGTCAGGTTCAGGAAGGTGGTCATCGGGCTCCCTTGAGCCGGAGGCCGAGGTACGCGTCGCTCAGCTGCTCGTCTGCGAGGAGCGTGGCGGCGTCGTCCGACGCCACCACCTCCCCGAGGCCCAGCACGAAGCCGTGGTCCGCCACGGACAACGCGCTGTGCGCGTTCTGCTCGACGAGCAGAACGGTGAGGCCGGTCTCCGCGCGGAGGTCGCGGAGGACGGCCATGATCCTGGCGGCGACCAGCGGTGCCAGACCGAGGGAGGGCTCGTCCAGCAACAGCATCCGCGGCCGGCCCATCAGGCCGCGGCCGATCGCGAGCATCTGCCGCTCGCCGCCGGAGAGGGTGCCCGCCGCCTTGGTCAGGCGTGGCCCGAGCGGCGGGAACAGCTCGACCATCTCGTCGAGGGCTGTGACCCGGTCCGCTCGATCGGCCCGCCAGAGCGCGCCGAGGCGCAGGTTCTCCAGCACGGTCAGCTCCGGGATCACGCCGCCGCCTTCCGGCACGTGCGCTACGCCGGACCGGGCGATCTGGTCGGCCGACCAGGCGGTGATGTCCTGGCCGAACGCGGTGATCCGGCCGGTGGTCGGCCGGAGCAGGCCGCTGATCACCCGCAGCAGCGTCGTCTTCCCGGCGCCGTTCGCGCCGAGGATGGCGGTGATGCTGCCTTCCCGGACCGTCAGCGACACGTTCGAGAGCGCCCGGACGAGTCCGTGGTGAGCGGTCAGTTCCTCGATCTCAAGCACTCGACGGCTCCCCGGGGGCGAGGCCCAGATAGGCGTCGGCGACGGCCGGCGCGGCGCGGACCTCGTCCGGCGTACCGGTCGCGATCACCTCTCCGAAGTCGAGTACCACGACCTGGTCGCAGACGCCCATCACCAGATCCATGTGGTGTTCCACCAGCACGACCGCCGTCTTGCCGGTCAACGCCCGGATCCGGGCCGCCAGTTCGTCCGTCTCCGCCATCGACAGGCCGCTCGCGGGTTCGTCGAGCAGCAGCAGTTCCGGCTCGGAGACGAGTGCCCGGGCGAGAGCGACCCGCTTGCGCGAGCCGTACGGCAGCGCGCTGGGGAGCAGGTCGCGTACGTCGGCCAGGTCGAGCTCGGCCAGCAGCCGCAGCGACCGGCTGCGCAGTTCGTCCTCGTCACGAGCAGCTTTGGCGGTGCCGAGAAGCGCCGCCACTGATCCGGTCCGGGCGAACCTGCCGGCACCGGTCATCACGTTCTCCAGCACGGTGAGGCCACCGAACAGGCCGAGCCCCTGGAGCGTACGGGCGATGCCGAGCCGGGCGAGCTGGTCCGGCCGGTGAGCGGGCAGCGGCCGGCCCTTCCAGCGCAGCTGCCCTGCCTCCGGCCGGAGGAAGCCACAGATCACGTTGAACAAGGTCGTCTTGCCCGCGCCGTTGGGCCCGATCACCCCCACCACACTGCGCGGCGGGATGCTCAGCGAGACCTCACGGAGCGCGACCAGGCCGCCGAACCTGACCGTGACGCCGGTGACGTCCAGCAGCTTCTCAGGGGAAGGGTCGTTGTGGAGGGGGACACTCATGTGTGACTCCTTCCCGAGGCCGACAGTGAGCAGCAGTCTGGGCCGATCGCTCGCGGGGGGCATCGGTAGAACCACCAGTCATGTGGTCCTGTCTCGTCACAGGCGGTAATTCGGCCCCAGCCCTTCCGTGCTCGGGCCAGGCAACCTTTACTGGTCGGTATGGCTGCCGAGGTCGTACTCCGCGGGCGGGATCAGGAGCGCGCCACAGTGCAGGAACTGCTGGCAGCCTCTCGAGCCGGCCAGGGCTCCGCGTTGGTGATCACCGGTGGCTCCGGAACGGGCAAGTCCTCGCTCTTGAAGGCCGCTCCGACCGCCGGCTTCCGCGTACTGACGGCGCAAGGCGTACCGGCCGAGTCTGCGCTCGAGCCCGCGGGTCTGCACCGCTTGCTGCAGCCGCTGACCGATCGGCTCCCCGAGTCATTGCGACTGGCAACGGGATTGGCGCCGGGCTCTCCGTCCAGCACCTTCGCGCGGCAGACCGAGCTGCATCGGCTGCTGTGCGAACTGGCGACCGAGGATCCGGTGCTCGTCCTCGTCGACGACGCCGGCTCGCTCGACCGGCCGTCCCTGGAAGCACTGGCCTTCGTCGCTCGCCGCGCCGCGGGCCACCGGCTGGCGGTGCTGTTCGCGCTGGAACCCCACCGGGGTGAGAATCCCCTGACCGGCCTCCCCGTCCTGGAGTTGCGGCCGCTCGACGACCCTGCGGCGATGGAGGTGCTGTCCGATCTCAGTCCACTCGGGCTGTCGGAGGACTTCGCCGAAGAGGTGCTCCGGCTGGCCGGCGGCAATCCGCTGGCGCTGACCGAGCTGGCGAGGACGGGAGAGCTACCGCCGGACAGTGCGTTGCGGGCGCGCCTCAGAGCCCGCTTCGACGCTCTGTCGCCGGATACCCGGCGGCTCGTCCTGCTCGCGGTGGCCGACGAAGACCTGGAACTCGACTCCGTCATCCGCGCGGAACTGGAGACCGAAGCGCTGGAAGAGGCCCGGGCCGGCGGCCTGCTCGTACTGCGTGGCGAGCGCGTCGAGCTGGCGACCCAGCTGACCCGCTCCGTACTGCGAACCGAGGTCCCGGTCAGCGACCATCGGCAGGCCCACGCGTTGCTGGCGGACGTGCTCGACTCCGAGCAGCACACGTCGCGCTGGCTGTGGCACCGGGCAGCGATGAGCCGCGAGCCGATCGAGGGTCAGGCCGGCGAACTCGGCGCCGCGGCCGCGCGCGCACGGCGTACGGGCGATTATCCGGCGGCTTCGCTGGCGTCCGAACGCGCGGCCTCACTGGCAAGGTCACCGCAGGACAAGGCCGCCCATCTGCTCGCCGCGGCGGCCGACGAGTGGTCGACCGGGCGGCCACGGCGGTCCCGCGCGATGCTTCGTGAAGCTGCCGTCCACGTTCGCGGGCGAGAGCTGCGCGGGCTGGCGGACTTCGTCCGTGGCGGGATCGAACTGGGCGACAGCGTCCCCGGTACGGCGGTCCGCAGCCTGCTGAAGGCCTCCGACGAACTGCTCGACTCGCATCGCCCGTTGGCCGTCACCGCCTTGGTCTTCGCTGCCGAGGCCGCGAGCATCGCGGGCGACCAGGCCGATCACGCCACCACCGCCGCGCGCGCGGCCGCCCTTCGCCGGACGGACGAACCGCCGGCCACGGCGCTGATGTTCGACCACCTCGAAGGGATGGCCGCCACCTTCGCCGGGGACCATCTCGCCGCCAGGCCCGCCCTCGACCGAGCGGTGCGGCTGGCGACCGAACTGCCGGATCCGCGATCGAAGATCTGGGGCAGCCAGGCCGCTTATGTTCTCGGCCGCGCCAGCCGTTCGCTGGAGCTGGCGACCCAGGCGGCGGCAGCAGCGCGTGACACCGGGATGACCTCGCTCGTGCCATGGGCGCTGGTCTACAAGTCACTGGCCGCGCTGCTGCTCGACCAGCACTCGATCTCGCTGGACTCTTCGCTGGAAGGCGTGCGCGAGGCGACCGCGATGGGCCAGCCCAACACGGTGGTCGACCACCTGACGATCCTGGCGTTGATGGCGGCGTTGCAGGGCGACAAGACCACCGCTGTCCACCGGCTGCACCTGGCCGCCGCCGACGTCAGCCGCCGTGGCCTCGGCCGGCCCAGCACCTTCGGGTCCTGGACGCTGGCGTGTGTGGACCTCGTCGACAACCGGCCTGCCGACGCACTCAACCGGCTGCGGCTGCTCGCCGTCGACACCGGTCGCGTGCACCCCGGTATCAAGGTGATGACCGCGCCGCACTTCGTCGAGGCCGCGGTGGCCTGCGGCCGGCAGGCGGCGGCTGCCAAGGTGCTTCAGCAGTTCGAGGGCTGGGCGACCGGGACGGGCTGCCCGGCAAGGCTGGCGCTCTCCCATCGTTCGCATGCCCTGCT encodes:
- a CDS encoding ABC transporter ATP-binding protein → MSVPLHNDPSPEKLLDVTGVTVRFGGLVALREVSLSIPPRSVVGVIGPNGAGKTTLFNVICGFLRPEAGQLRWKGRPLPAHRPDQLARLGIARTLQGLGLFGGLTVLENVMTGAGRFARTGSVAALLGTAKAARDEDELRSRSLRLLAELDLADVRDLLPSALPYGSRKRVALARALVSEPELLLLDEPASGLSMAETDELAARIRALTGKTAVVLVEHHMDLVMGVCDQVVVLDFGEVIATGTPDEVRAAPAVADAYLGLAPGEPSSA
- a CDS encoding SDR family NAD(P)-dependent oxidoreductase, producing MTSESVTRPVALLTGASAGLGLALAHGLADRGWALIIDARGAAALKDAADALAAKTDVVPLAGDVTDAEHRADLVDAVGELGRLDLLVNNASYLGASPLQPLAGVELEELRRVYEVDVVAPIALTQALVPELSKAAGIVINLSSDAAVEAYEGWGGYGSAKAALDHASAVLAVENPGLAVYAVDPGDLRTAMHQAAFPGEDISDRPEPASVVPAFLRLLDSRPASGRYRASEFAPAVTS
- a CDS encoding branched-chain amino acid ABC transporter permease, which codes for MLRRLPPSATHLLAALAGLVLLVLLTFLTDPFTNLRIATVGYYLIAVAGLALLTGFNGQISLGHGAFMFIGAYTVALLVLRVPALPIWVDLLLAAVAGGLAGLLAGAAAARLRGPYLAGATLALAVGLPAVTQRFPDLLAGSNGLSFTVNSQPAALSAVPATRWQAWIVWLAVLLALVVLANLARGRLGRTLRAVRDDEVAASLAGIHVGRTKILAFLVSSACGGLAGGLQAFLLGTAAPGSFTPALSLSLLAALVLGGLGSLWGALWGAIALVYVQVWTDDLAELFSLRSNLSDNLPLALYGVVLIVIVLAFPAGIQGGLHKVWTRVRRPAPSHRGEQ
- the bdeA gene encoding bis(hydroxyethyl) terephthalate hydrolase; translated protein: MKLRNVLTTLTMTTALVGAVAVTAPSVQAAENPYERGPAPTNSSIEATRGSFATASTSVSSAVAGFGGGTIYYPTTTTAGTFGAIAISPGFTARQSSISWLGPRLASQGFVVFTIDTNSVYDQPDSRSTQLLAALDYLTQRSTVRTRIDASRLGVMGHSMGGGGTLRAAAQRPALQAAIPLTGWHTDKTWGDVSVPTLVIGADGDTVAPVSSHSSPFYNTLPSSLDKAYLELRNASHFTPNSSNTTIAKYSISWLKRFIDNDTRYEQFLCPAPSANLQIAEYRDTCPHS
- a CDS encoding branched-chain amino acid ABC transporter permease produces the protein MTTFLNLTVAGLSSGAVYAALGLSLVIIYRATRVVNFAQPALALISGYLAYSVTKSTGSYWLGFAVAIVAGTLLGVAVERLLIRPLRNAGELSAIIVTLGLLLVLQAVAGMIWSNEPHAFSYAFDFRGRFAASDLFAVLAVIGTAAGVLLLFKFTSLGLRLRAAAFNPEVARLLGVRVGLMLTIGWGLAAAVGSLAGMLAIPPFISPTVLDEVFVYALTAAVLGGLDNPLGTIVGGLAVGIGLSYVSGLLGPELVPLAALAILVAVLAIRPTGLFGRATARRA
- a CDS encoding ABC transporter ATP-binding protein yields the protein MLEIEELTAHHGLVRALSNVSLTVREGSITAILGANGAGKTTLLRVISGLLRPTTGRITAFGQDITAWSADQIARSGVAHVPEGGGVIPELTVLENLRLGALWRADRADRVTALDEMVELFPPLGPRLTKAAGTLSGGERQMLAIGRGLMGRPRMLLLDEPSLGLAPLVAARIMAVLRDLRAETGLTVLLVEQNAHSALSVADHGFVLGLGEVVASDDAATLLADEQLSDAYLGLRLKGAR
- a CDS encoding ABC transporter substrate-binding protein; the protein is MRNKRSAVAVALATALVISGCGGAGETPADGGQKGEAAPGVTDTEVVIGTHQPLTGPAAPGYSKISVGARAVYDHLNDGGGINGRKITYKVEDDGYNPTRTVEVVKKLVLQDKVFAIVGGLGTPTHSKVLDYLTAEGVPDLLVSSGALMWNSPDKHPNTFGYQVDYTREGKVQGQYIKEKFAGKKVGLLVQGDDVGADTQKGLDQFIKPQIVARKTYDPANTDVTPQLSALKAAGAEVLVCECIPAFTALTILTSLKLGYRPQLVVSSIGADPATLTGLVEQFAKQGGSEVSGGALLTGVIGTRYLPSSRAADDPWTKYFRGIHDKYIPKEPFTDTLLYGMVQAYTFGQVLKAAGRDLTRQKLMDAMSSGELKGPGLTPFAFSKDDHAGYTGAMVFRIAADGNVETLQEPRVTDRETGEVTPYEEKRSTPEEISLVGQ
- a CDS encoding S-adenosylmethionine:tRNA ribosyltransferase-isomerase encodes the protein MTLHPHTRFTLPDELNAVEPPEARGLARDQVKLLVAKGTTVTHTRFDRIGEHLRPGDLLLVNTSETLAAAVDGSWITGSGVAPVVVHFSTALDDGDWVVELRHDGSPVFGGSAGDQVELPEGVLTLLEPYQPSGTRLWRARPPVGEMVGYLRRNGRPISYKYVGRRWPLALYQTVFADQPGSAEMPSAGRPFSFELVSRLAAAGILIAPILLHCGVSSLESHEPPLPERFEVSEHTARLVNWVKANGGRVIAAGTTAVRAIESAARPDVVASKGWTDLVLGPDHPATVVDGLITGMHAPEASHLLLLESVVGGDVVQNAYDAALEHSYLWHEFGDVSLLLRH
- a CDS encoding discoidin domain-containing protein, with amino-acid sequence MPPRKYPHLAAALAMAAGAGLTALPAQAVAQAPAAIQAAGATLPFTILEAESAATNGSRIGPSYAQGTLAAEASNRQAVTLNGGQFVEFTAPGTTNAINVAYSVPDGRTGTLSVYVNGQKLSRSLAVTAKYSYLDTSWIPGSRTHKLYDHSRLLLGQTVAAGAKIRLQVDGENTAGPYTIDDVEFENVAGPAGQPAGSISITDRGADPNGTNDSTGAIQSAIDSARGSGGTVWIPAGRFRVGGTINPDGVTLRGAGRWHSTLLSHHLIDRPNGGGNLRLHDFAVIGEVTERNDQSPDNFVNGSLGPNSVVSGLWLQHLKVGLWLTGNNDNLVVENNRFYDMTADGLNLNGTAYNVQVRNNFLRNQGDDALAAWSLHAANRNSTFANNTIVQPNLANGIAIYGGTDLTVRDNLISDTNALGGGIAISNQSFGSPFFPLAGTINVAGNTLIRTGAMNPNWGQNHPHGAIRVDAYDTQINAQVRLTNNRLVASPWSAYQFVDGGGAGRRVQNITVDGGSIEGAGTFAFQAETAGAATISNVVASGIGRAGVYNCAYPSGTFALNRGSGNSGWDSTWSGCNWVEPGSGGGTDPGQPTGNLAAGKQVSASSVNQNYVAGNTVDGNAGSYWESANNSWPQSLTVDLGGNLNVKRLVLKLPPGWGSRTQTIAVLGSTNNSSYSQLAGAAGRTFDPGSGNAATITLPAAVSTRWVRLTFTGNTGWPAGQLSEYEIYGS